AAAGTTATGAAATGGAAGTAcccaaaataaaactaaaatccgGAACACTTATTATGTACACCATTTAGTTTgcatatgtaaaaataaaatgttattgaGGTTCGAAAGTCAGTTTTGACCCAAGCCAAGGTGACACCTTTAGGAAACATTGCGTCAAATACTGCTTTTCCTATGACAGGTGATCAgagattaatttatttattatttctttagtGATGTTTTCCATAGAAAATAAAAAGGTCACCTCAGACCACTCATTCTAAAATTAACCGAAGAATCGTCACATCGAACTCAAAGTACTGGTCGATATTTTCGCTGTGCGCCATTTTCTATTCCATCCGGAATAGCCCCTCTTTACTGGAGCTCCTTATAAAAACGTTCCTCGCTATCGTTCCACTCGTTTCACGTTTTTGAAGTGGTATTGACATCCAATCGACAAATTGAGATGCATTGCGAATGCAAGACATTAATGGCTTCTTATTGATAATCTGTTCTGCACGAAAGCAACTTTCAAATGTAATTTTTCGTGATATTTACGCTGTCGagcattagtgcgttttcacatattatccgatctgatattggatgtaggaccgatatcccatacattgcaggcgccatcttggattttctccattgaaatccttccgacatcccacagaactttatttatatagaagaaacaagttcatctatttgtataggggccgagcgtgtcaaattttgtactgaagttgtttcttgcctgtaattttaaatatgtctcaggctcttgattgttcataatttttgtgttgttgcaattgaatatcacgtaacgaggcattttttatgttttgattgacttcaacttacaaaaattgacgcccgaaagctgcaagctgtgattaaagacggacaactcagtggatttcactgagttcatttgacacgctaagtagatacgtttgcttgatctatggtatatatgacatctgtgcgacatccgatatcggatcggatattgtgaaaacggtcttaagTATGTTAGTCTCACAAAAGTCAATTCTAGTTTAACATTTTGTTGTGGTTTTGACGAACTGGAGAATTTATCAAAATGGCGATCAAGATCGTAATAAATTCTAAAACGACAGATTCAACtctttttttttgtacagtCATCAAGAAGCTATGAAAAcagccaaagtgccaaaaatatgtatacattttttatttatttattataaatgggcttactcttggccacagactagccaaaggcaaagacgcggcctacgatgaagtgagctcgcccagaagatgcctgttcactcttgattacATGACCGTAATGTACAGGCCATAAAGTcttgtttacatatatttagcACTTTGTTTTGTTGCTGACTATACAAATCGAGTTCAATCTGTCAGTTCAGAAATTCGAATCAGCCTCCGAGTTAAATCAATGACGTCTCGTCGCGAGGCAAGTTGGCGACGGCGGCCGGTCGCGAGGCAAATTGCTGCCTCGGAGTTGAAGGCTGTTGCGACTTGTGACTGTCGCGTGCATTGGCTAGGTTACAGTAGGTATGCAGGGAACAGAAGAGATAGCTTGATAAGTTTCGATcaaggatttacaatcttcatactaagaatcgtacctcgatttttttagcgccacttattaaatactattacatttattaaatactacTACACGGATGATgcatacaaatttatttttttcataatgtgaattgacgtgatatcatgacattaatataaagaagaataaaaaccataggttacagtgaccgctttccatcaggcgggccgtataactgtttgtcaccgacgtggtataaaaaaaaaatacgtcaaatttggggaaaatatgattttggccacttctaggctacgaaacagcgccatctagctttAAGCCTAAAGgaccatacatttcaggggtacacttttttgtatcctgggctttgtctgtcccgtattatatatCAAGGTTTCTGTTCTTGTACTTcgtcactacttaaaaaaaaaacttgtatcttcgtctgtcaatgaaaagaaaattataggtgattgtagtaagtatgtatggaatgcatatagacttactgcattttaactttgaggaacagcgtgagatacgagattttttaagattcagattcaattcagattcatttatttcatactacaaattacagtataaattgcaTGTCAATCTACAAGAATTCATATTACGAtcgtcaaataaaataatataaataatttcataatgcctagttctaaaaataaatgatttaacaATACGAGTATCTAATTCTGTAGCGGATCGTCAAATTACACAAATATAAGTCAAATTACAAGAAattcaataacataatatatcgaTTTATAATAACAACCTAATTTAGAACATGGTATTCAAAATGTATTAATTTCCATTTATTATCTCCTGTAGTGGATCGTCAAAATAACCATTCATATATTCATTAACAGAATAAAACGGTCTATCCATCAAAAAATCTCTCGATAGGCGTTTGAATGTTTGGTCGCACAGTTCATTTCTTACGGTGGCTGGAAGTGACGACTTACTGCTGTCCGCCGACAAGACACGTTTAGCCGCACTTACCTGCCGACTATGGATTTATGGAACTTGATAATGGCACTAACTTCGCCGCGGATGCGGTCGCCTCAATAATCTACGCGGAATATTTTACTTATAATGAGAACGAGTAGAAACTATGAAGTAcgagtacattacgatacgagtgcgaaatagtacatttcgatacttcgaagtgcgtaaaagaggaagttcgaaacgagtggcgataaattaaaacacgaccgaagggagtgttttaaatcgacacgagttacgaatttccttttcgcaagtgtatcgaacgacgtttttcagtacagatggccctccaaagtttcgatctggcatataatgaaccacttctcgaactagtgcgtaaaaaaaacaccatctgtactgaaaaatataatattcagTACTCAAGTAGATTTACACAAAACAGCGTGACATTTTAACTTGAACCCACCAATAGGAGGCATtgttgcgttatcccggcatttgcaacGGCTTATAGCCTGTGAGGTCCGCTTTAACTAGTACCTAATCCCAAGaattagcgtaggcactagtttttacgaaagtgactgtcattatctgaccttccaacctgaagggtaaactaggccttattgggattagtccggtttcctcacgatgttttccttcaccgaaaagcgactggcaaatatcaaatgaccaattcattaattgatttaattataaaaattatgtgTTTCGTTTAGATCAGTAAAAAAAACGCGATTTTTAAATAAGTGATTTATTGCACAATTCCTGTATGTCACACAATGgcattaaattacatttaaaatatatgtttCAGACTATTCTAGCTTGCTACAAACTAGTCAGACTAGAAATATTATCACACCGCATCTTTCGCACAATAACATtacatgtaaaataaatagacttaaacggatgaaccaattttgatAAATAACTGCCGACTAACAAAAATAGAATGCCTGCATCAATTAAAAAACTGCAataaaatcggttcacccgtttaagatcacattatccgatccgatatcggaactcggaagaatttcaaaggcaaaaatcaaagatggtcgCTTAAATCTATGgggtatcggtcctacatccggtatcggatcggataatgtgaaaacgcactacaggccccgtagccgaatggcatttctccgacgccaaacgaaagcgatacgccgctggctctgtcgcgccaatacgcaagcgcgatagagatagatatctactagcgcttcgtttcgtgagcgtttcgtgagcgattgtgccattcggctagccacccaggtctgTTTTTCCCGGACTTTTCGAACTGACCTGTGGCTCCACATTTTACTGTACTTACTTACTACTTTTAACCTTAATAAACGTATCCAATAGCTGTAACAATAACCATGAAAAATGACTTGTACCCAAACCTTCTACAAATAACATACAAATCACCGTtactaatttaaaaaacctgTTGTGGTAATGGTAATAAATACAGAAATAGATAAATTATCTTTAAATGAAATGTGAATATATTGAAAGATCCattgattgtataaaatatgtaATGATTGTGAAGTCGAATCACACATTCTTAAAAAACGTTTTTTCGAATATGAAAACTAGGTGGCGTTGTACGTCGTCATAATGTTAATTAAGCGACAACATTGACTTGATTTTCAAATTACAGTTGGCTAGTTGTCAAATACACTGTAAGGTTGTAAGAGTATATTATGACATTCGTTAGGAATCGTTTATGCTACACACTAATCAGAGTATATCGCGATATCCGAGTGCCTCTCAGTCGGCCTTGTAAATTTGTACATAATTTTAAGAGGGACGCAACATTTCGAGCATGGTTCGCTGTAGAACTTCAGTAATGTGTAAATAAGCCTCAAGTTAAGGCCAGCCACACTTATGCCTATTGACCTTCTATCGTATTTGACAACCAATTCAAAAATCTAGGCAATGTGGCTAATAAACATATGACAACGTACAGCGCCACCTAGTTCTCAAAGCGCAATTTGTTTACCATACCTTAAAATtcttttacaataaataactcTTTGATGGTAATGACTCTTTGTGAACTTATCGACTAATCCCAACATTACTTACTAGATGGCAACACTTAACTCATGTTATTAATTGAATagtatacctacatttatttaaatttttttttttttttttttaattagccccttttgtgtcccactgctgggcaaaggcctcccctcgctttcttaccctgttgttggcattttcccaccatttcgggtagaatgcgtccaggtcgtcccgccatctcctttatttaaatttaaacaacaaaaaaaaaacaaagttttaggtaaataattataacaacACAGTAAAATCCTTCACAACACTTGTCTTGTTCaattgtaggtacatttttgATGGCTTTTGTACTttgcactttttagggttccgtagccaaaatggcaaaaacggaacccttatagtttcgtcatgtccgtctgtccgtctgtccgtctgtccgtctgtccgtctgtcacagccgatttactcggaaactataagtactacagtgatgaaatttgatgggaatatgtgttgtatgaaccgctacaaaattatgacactaaatagtaaaaaaaaagaattgggggtggggcccccatacatgtaactgagggatgaaaatttttttttcgatgtacatacccgtgtggggtatcaatggaaaggtcttttaaaatgatataaagttttctaaaaaacatttttcttaaagtgaacggtttttgagatatcagctctcaaagtcgtaaaaagtatgtccccccccctctatttttataactacggggtataaaattctaaaaaaaatagaggtgatgcatgctaattaactctttcaacgatttttggtttgatcaaagtatctcttatagtttttgagataggttgatttaactgtaattttggtttgctgctacggaaccctttgtgcgcgagcccgactcgcacttggccggttttttcgaaTTGAAACTTCTGCCGATCATCgaaatttattgaaatttctaGTTTCCTCCAGTCCAGTTTGCTGTTGAGCAAGCTTAATACTACACCTATGTCTGGTTTCATAGGTCTACAGTATCGAAGAATGTGGAGAGTTCAGTTCAGCTGTCAGCATGTGGTCAGTATGAATGACAAAAGGCCGAAGATTACTGGTACCCAAGTAAATACCTATAGAGCTTCCTCCTATACTTGCTCTAGGTCTGGTTTCACAGGTTTACAGTCGCGTACTATCAAAAACGAATTGTGGTGTTGCCCACGAATGACTAAAGATTACTGGAACCCGTACAGTTTCCTCCTACACATGCTGTGGGACTGGTTGGACAGGTCTACAATAGCGTAGTATCAAAGACGAACTGTGGAGATACCATAAAGGCTGAAGATTACTGGGTTTCTTTCTATAGTTTCTGTAGGTCTGGTTCCACAGGCCTATTACAATAGCGAAGTATCAGACGAACTGTGGAGAGACCATGACCGACTAAAGGCTGAAGATTACTGAAACCCATACAGTTTCCTCCTATACTTGGTGTAGGTCTGGTTCCACAGGTCTACAGTAGCGTAGTCCCAGAGGCGAGCCGTGGAGAGCTGGTCATCGATGACCAGAGCTGAGGGGTTGCCGGCTCGGCCGGGGCGCCAGCGGAACGGTAAAAGAGGTGACGTCGTTGGTGTTGGGTCACTGAAAGCAGagaaaaattgttaataaatagtatattttatatttcattcaACGGAACTGGCAAAAAATACAAGAAGAGGTAGAATTTTTTATTCTTTGTACGAAACCAGTTGCGATCATATTTTCTGAAATTCGACTATTTCTGATTTAGACGGAGCCCCGGTATGCGGGCCTTCTATTTCTTGACCGTTTCCCGAGATTCTAAACTACTTAACAAAACTAGCCTACTGTTTTGCACCTGCAACGGGTCTCGTGATCtcgtataaaatataaaaaaatcttcgaTCGCAACTGGTTACGAACAGGCGACGGTTATGTACCTACGCAGACTGTCAAcgcttgtcattttggctaggcagATATGTCATCAAAACTTGCTCACCAAAGACATAGGTATTGTGTCGCTCGAGCAAATGCATTATGATTCCTTGCAAGTGTTCCCTGACTCGGCACGTTGGAACCCTTGCCCCGGTTTCGGCAGGATTCCGTTTTTACGATTCAGATAACATAACATGTATCGATTTGATGACGTCGTTAGGTTGTGCATGGTGGGGCGGGAGGAACACTGAGAGTGTTCAAGTTTTTTCACAAGTATAAATGACAACAATCAAATACTAAAGCCAACCAAAAATAGCTAGCCTATAATGTAGCTAACTTATAAAAAatttacacatttttattttttagcacCATGGGATTATTCATTTATTGAAACAAGATAAAATTCTGAAGTCTATACATATACTGAGATAGAAAGTAATGTCTAATGTCACACTTTGAAATAAtctttaaataaagtttttgaGTTTGTTCGTTTTCCGCAAATCGTACAAGTACCTAATACGTCGTCATTGCTTAATGATGGTGCAATGCTAGTTTATTTAAATTGCTTGATTGCTTTGCTTTGCTACCAATTTCTGCGGCCCCGTTCTTACTCCGGCTTATACTGGCcgtaattcacatttatttttctattactTCATTTATTTCCCTGTTCCTGAGTTTTAGGTACTGTGTTTTTACATTGGTTTGCTAAGTTTTATggaatagttttattgtaaaatgtctGTATGTATCTTTCGCTGTGATGATGTAATAAGGTTGGTTTTGACATTTCGAAGTTGTTTAAGATTCAGCTTTATTTTATCCTATTATCTGAAATTCAAAACAGAAGCGGTCGCACAAAAGTGAATTTTTCGAGCACGCTGCGCTGCAAAACGAATGACATGAGAATAGCTTAAATTTTTAATGATTTCATTGACCTTTATATCAACTGCAGAAGTCATTTTTTGTCATACCTATTAATAACGTAATTTGGGGATATGTCAAATCTATCACACAGAGAAAGGACAAGTTGAGACATGACATGGGACAGTTTTCGTATACGTACATACGTCCCTTGAATCAGAATCCTTACAATCAGAATGAACTCTCTAGTTCCCGCTCTCTGGCACAACCGCGACACGATCAAATTTATGTGCTGTTTTGTTCTGTTTTACACGAGCcataaatttatggaaattgTATGAGAGACGTGCCTCGCGGCCAAATGAGCGCCACCTCGCGGGGTAGGTATTAAACGACTTTGTACGCGCGCGGTGCATCTCAGGAGGAAAATAGTGGAGATACGATTGACATACTTACTTTCTGGAATTGATTCACATAtctttgtaatatttttagGCAAAAGTGAAAAGATATATTATGTTTGTTTATCGCTCTGTAGGGCAAATGTCTGAAACCAGTATATAACAGACACCTACCTACTGCAGATACCTACGTTAATGTAAAGGTGAAAAGATTCTGCCGTCAAAAATTTGATCGAATATAAATTGATGAAAACCATTCTAAGTTTCCTCTCATATCCATTTAAAACAACATGTTTAAATTATACTTGTTGTGTATTTTTGTCCCCTTCGTTTTATTATAATGTCATTTGGTTTTGCGATTGTATTCCTAATATTACAGACATGTTAATTAGCTGTCTACCAACTAATCATGCCTTCACGACAGGTACCTATAGATATTACGTAAGTGTTCTGTACAAAACAAATCCAAGTAGACAGTTTTTGTGTTTTGCAAAAACAGAATAGGTGGTTGGTACGAGTATGTCTGATCCTGACGTTAATTGACGGCGTAATAATTGACGGCGTAAATATTTACGTGGTAAttagtttaataataataaagtaccTACGAATCTGATTGAATGCTTATTTTTAAACCTTGAAGTATAAAATGTTAAAGATGCCCGCCAGCCTAGCAAAAACTCGCAACCGTTGACGCTTAAACGAAAGGCAACTGGCTCTCAATACTCTCCACATTTATTGATAGAGAGAGAGATAGAAAAGCTACATGGAGGGTGATCGATTTGCAACATCTCTTGGCACCTTGAAGTCCGCTTTTTAAACCGACTGCCAAAAATTGGAGACTAAACATGCGTTTAGGTTATGACTGATtctaatagttttaatttgaattGTAAAATGCAATAGGAACTGTAACTCATCCGCTAagttaaatgggactgggctggacatgtctgccatATGCACCCGGAAAGCTGGTCCAAAATGGTGACAGACTGGGACCCGCGGAATACCACAGCCGATGCAGGCCGGGGTTCGGGCAGACCaaaaagatggcgggacgacctagacgcattctacccaaacTGGTGGGAAAACGTTTATAACAGAGTCAAGTGGTAAAAAACGAGGGGAGGCttttgctcagcagtgggaaagaggctaattaaaaaaatctcacCCGTATTTGGCGAAGTTGGTCCAGAGGGTGACCATGCGCTTGATCATACGGCGCTCCAGCTGGTGAGGGAACGGGATGGAGTGCGGCTTGAACAGGTAGAACAGCTCGTCGGCGTGCGACGCGCCCTCCGTCGCCCCGTACCCCACGATGATCTTTGCCATGTTGCGATACCCTCCATACTTGAACAGGTAGAAGTATATCGGCTTATCCGTCGTCTGTGTGTACAAATCCGACTCGATCACTGAAGGAaacttaaagtgcaaatctgaaTACAAATCCACCATGTCTAGAATCAGTTCGTCTTTCTCCGGAGGAAAGTAATGACTCTTAATAATTTCTACCGTGTTGTTCTTGTCAGATTCTGTAGGAAACTCTAAATCTAAATGTAAATTCTCTTTGGGATCGATTGATTTGAGACTGTTTCCGTAATCTTTAGCTACAAAGTATATCCCTTCGTTGTCGTTAAAACCTATTATCATGGGCACTTTGGTGTAGTTCCCAGATTCTATTACACTTGTAGGGTATTCAGTGATTAAAGGCTCTACTCCTGGTAGATTCTTCTCAATGCAAGGCACGAAGAGCGTGTCAGATGAAACGTAATTTAAATTATCGGTAGCCTTAGCTTTGATCAGTTCGTATACggttttatttcttaaaatatcGTATATTTCGTGAGGATCTTTGGTATCATATCCGAATTGTTTGACTAGAGAGCTAGCTGTCCTTATAGGATCGTGCTGTAAAGCCCAGGGTGCAAGCGTGGATCCGCTTTGGAGTATGACTCTGTGGAAGAGTCCTCTAGCGGCTTGTGAAAGTACTAAAAACGAGGAAGAAACAGCGCCCGCGCTTTCTCCAAACAGTGTGACACTATCTGGGTTTCCTCCGAACGCTTCTATATTATCTTTGATCCATCTCAAGGCAGCTACTTGGTCTTTCAGGCCTGCGTTTCCAGGAGCATCTTCGGTTCCCAGACACAAGAACCCTTCGACGTTTAATCTGTAGTTGATGCCAACGAAGACGACTCCGTGTTCGACGAAGTAGTCGGCTCCGTAGAGGAAGGCGGAGCCGGTGCCCTCGAAGAAGCAGCCGCCGTGGATGTAGACCATGACGGGGAGCAGCTTGCCGCGCGCGCGGGCGGGGGCGTACACGTTGAGCTTGAGGCAGTCGGGGTCGCCGATGACGACGGTGCCCAGCACGGTCTGCGGGCAGCGCGTGTTTGTGTTCACCGCCTCGAACACGCCGTCCCAGGATGGCGGCGGCAGAGGGGCCTGGAACGGAGAATGAACGAGTTATAACTTACATACAAATAACactaactttattgcacacctctaTACAGAAAACAATGTAGGTATACAAGCAACTTAAGAAGAGGTAAAACAGGTGATCTGTGCCAGACAACCTTTTCAAACATACGTGTAGATCGTGTAAACTACGAAGATGCGTGCCTTGACTCATAAATATACAAGTATTGGTATGATATTTAAGATTAGATTTTAATCTGCGTTCCATTGTGCTGTAGGTACGCACTTTACCACCGAGTAGGGATAGGTGCCTACAACATCTTCTTTATACCATGTTTAATTAATAACGACCCACGGTGTCCCACGTGTGGATTACAGTCGATTACA
This window of the Leguminivora glycinivorella isolate SPB_JAAS2020 chromosome 16, LegGlyc_1.1, whole genome shotgun sequence genome carries:
- the LOC125234521 gene encoding LOW QUALITY PROTEIN: cholinesterase 2-like (The sequence of the model RefSeq protein was modified relative to this genomic sequence to represent the inferred CDS: deleted 2 bases in 1 codon), which translates into the protein MCCETKEFEVRAEFTMPPMANRTSVAGREMKWLALFSLVAATVLQQPAPLVRTRTGYVRGRVARDGRLVEYLGIPYGSVSTENRFKAPLPPPSWDGVFEAVNTNTRCPQTVLGTVVIGDPDCLKLNVYAPARARGKLLPVMVYIHGGCFFEGTGSAFLYGADYFVEHGVVFVGINYRLNVEGFLCLGTEDAPGNAGLKDQVAALRWIKDNIEAFGGNPDSVTLFGESAGAVSSSFLVLSQAARGLFHRVILQSGSTLAPWALQHDPIRTASSLVKQFGYDTKDPHEIYDILRNKTVYELIKAKATDNLNYVSSDTLFVPCIEKNLPGVEPLITEYPTSVIESGNYTKVPMIIGFNDNEGIYFVAKDYGNSLKSIDPKENLHLDLEFPTESDKNNTVEIIKSHYFPPEKDELILDMVDLYSDLHFKFPSVIESDLYTQTTDKPIYFYLFKYGGYRNMAKIIVGYGATEGASHADELFYLFKPHSIPFPHQLERRMIKRMVTLWTNFAKYGDPTPTTSPLLPFRWRPGRAGNPSALVIDDQLSTARLWDYATVDLWNQTYTKYRRKLYGFQ